The Paenibacillus sp. RC334 nucleotide sequence TGTATTGGCAGGCATGAGGGCGAATCGGAATGACGGAGGATGGCTATGGCGGACATAGATGTACAAAAGCAATATGGGGATGAGCCGAAGGCTTCCGGCTGGGCAGCAGGCATTGATGTCGGCGGGACGAAGACACTGATCTGTATCGGTACAGCGGAACGGCAAGTGGTAGTGAGGCATAAAATTCCGACGGTTCATACGAAGGATGCAGCCTTTTTCTTTAAGTGTCTGTTCGAGGAACTGGAAAGCTGTCTGGAGCAGGAAGGCTTGACGCTGGAGCAATTAAAAGGAATCGGAATCGGCTTTCCCGGTGTGGTAGATAATGATAGCGGCATGATCACTCATGCTCCGGCGCTCCAATGGAATATGCACGACAGCACACGTGACAGTGGTGCGCATGGCGGTATACGATCTGTCATTGGACAGCGCTATGGCGGACGCTTGGTGCTGGATAACGATGTGAATATGGCTGCGTTGGGAGAGCAATGGCTAGGGGCGGCCCGGGGATTACGTCATGTGATGATGGTAACGGTGGGAACAGGCATCGGAAGCGGTCTTATTTTGAACGGGGAGCTGTACAAGGGAGCGGCCAACGGAGCTGGTGAGATGGCCTACTGGATTGCAGGCGAGGAACAGGCGCGGCAAGCGGCAAAACGGAAAGGGACGGACGAGTTCGGTGTGTTCGAATCTTTAACGTCGGGTACGGCAATAACACACAGTGTAAAATCGGCCCTCGCATCCGGCATACCATGTACGCACATGGTACGGCTGGCGGATGGACAACGGGAACATGTTGGGGCGCGACATGTTCTGCAAGCAGCAGCCGAAGGAGATGTGGAAGCACAGACGATTCTGGAGCCTGCGCTGGCTCATATGGCGATGGCTTTGACGAATGTCATCAGCTTGCTGAACCCGGAAATGATCGTTGTAGGCGGCGGTGTGGCTGAAGGGAGCGCGTATTATTTGGATGAAATTCGGCAAAGAGTAGCCTTATGGACGGACATTCCTTGTACCATTGTACCTGCTGGGCTGGGTAATGAAGCCGGGGCCATCGGAGCGCTGGCGACGATTCTGGGCAGCAAGGTACGCTAAACAACAGGGAGGATTCCAGATGGTTGGCTCACAAATGCTGAAGCTGCGAGGCTTTTATTTGTTTATTGGTTTGGCCGGGGGGATGTTTAACCCGTATTTGACCTTATTGCTGGTTCAGAACGGTTTGACGAGTACCAGTGTTGGTGCGCTGATGGCGATCGGTACGCTGGTATCCATTCTGGTTCAGCCAGTATGGGGAATTATTGTGGATCAATACCGTCAAATGCGGCTGGTGCTTATTTTGAGTGTGGCTGTCCCGGGTGTAATGGCGGTATGTTATCAGTCGGAGCAATTTGTGCTGATGGCGCTTGTTTATTCGATCATGGCTATATTCACGGCAACACAGGCGCCGATCGCTGATTCCTATGCGATCGTGACAGCGAAAAAGGCAGGAGCGACCTACGGCAGCATACGATTTATGGCGAGTATAGGTAATGCGGTGGGCGGTTATGCCGGAGGGCTGTTTGTGTCGCTTCTATCGGTGTCCATGATTTGGGTGCCTTTTTTGGTACTGAACGGTCTTGCGGCCCTGACGGCCCTGGCGCTTCCGAAAAATACGGAGGAAGATCTGGCGTTGCGCAAATCGTTTTCTGACGGTATCGGTCAATTAATCCGTAACAGGACGTTTTTAATATTTTTGGGTGGCAGCTTTTTGGTAAATCAGACGTTGACCGCATTTAATACCTATTTTGTACTGGCCTTTAAAATGTCGGGAGGACCTACAGAGTTGGTCGGGGTTGCTTTGCTGGTTGCTTCCATTACGAATGTGCCCTCTATGCTGCTGGCTTCCAGGGTGATTCGCAGGATTGGGCTGGAGAGAACCCTTTTGCTAGGGGCTGTAGCCTATATGCTGCGCTGGGGAGTTCAACTGGCATTTCCTGATCCTGCGGTTATGATCGCTGTGCAGGTGTTGCATGGGTTGTCGTTTGGATTTTTCTACATTGCGGCTGTTGAATATGTATCGCATGTGACGGAAAAGGATATGCAGGCCACCGGACAAAGTGTGTTCAATATGGTATTCGCCGGACTGGCGGGCATTGTAGGTAATCTGTTGAATGGATACCTCCTTCATGCCGGGGGGGCCACAGTTAATGAATCTCGCTTGTCTGATCAGCGCGACCTTAGGTGCGTTAATGATGGTTTATGTATCACGCAGCCGTAAAGATGGAAAGACAGAGAAGGTGCGCAAGCTATCCATGAGTCTTCCATCAGAGACTTCGCCGTAGGAGTAGTATAGTGAAGCTACTACATCGTTAAAACTTAACAAAACACAGAGAGCATCCCAACCCTGATGAGAGGGAGGATGCTTTTTTTGCGTAAAAGCAACTTTTAAGTCACTTGATATGGCAACATACCTAACGCGATTCGAACGGAGAAAATAGTTTATCCGCAGGAAAATAGTGATCTTTTATAAAAGTAAGCGTTTTATCGTATTAAGTAATCGCTTTCATCTAAACTGTTTATGATCGGGAAACTAGTTTATTGTCAGTTTTCCTACGCTCATGTCATACTAAGGCACATCCCGGACCCGGAGGAACAGACACATGCCGATGCATGATATGCCATAACCTCCTCATTAAAGAAGAGGGGACGAACGGGAAAAAGCAGACAAAGGGGTGTTCAGGAATGAGAGGAAATAAGGCCAAAGGAACATTGAAGAAGCTGCGTCTGCTGCTTGCAGCTACGGTTGCACTGTCGATTGTATTGAGCGGATGCTCGTCAGGTGAGGCGGACAAAAGTTCGACTGCTGCTACCGGAGACAAGGGTGGTTCATTGAAGGTTGAAATTTTTGACAGAGGCAACACACCTCAAGGCTACACCATTACTGACAGC carries:
- a CDS encoding ROK family protein, with translation MADIDVQKQYGDEPKASGWAAGIDVGGTKTLICIGTAERQVVVRHKIPTVHTKDAAFFFKCLFEELESCLEQEGLTLEQLKGIGIGFPGVVDNDSGMITHAPALQWNMHDSTRDSGAHGGIRSVIGQRYGGRLVLDNDVNMAALGEQWLGAARGLRHVMMVTVGTGIGSGLILNGELYKGAANGAGEMAYWIAGEEQARQAAKRKGTDEFGVFESLTSGTAITHSVKSALASGIPCTHMVRLADGQREHVGARHVLQAAAEGDVEAQTILEPALAHMAMALTNVISLLNPEMIVVGGGVAEGSAYYLDEIRQRVALWTDIPCTIVPAGLGNEAGAIGALATILGSKVR
- a CDS encoding MFS transporter encodes the protein MVGSQMLKLRGFYLFIGLAGGMFNPYLTLLLVQNGLTSTSVGALMAIGTLVSILVQPVWGIIVDQYRQMRLVLILSVAVPGVMAVCYQSEQFVLMALVYSIMAIFTATQAPIADSYAIVTAKKAGATYGSIRFMASIGNAVGGYAGGLFVSLLSVSMIWVPFLVLNGLAALTALALPKNTEEDLALRKSFSDGIGQLIRNRTFLIFLGGSFLVNQTLTAFNTYFVLAFKMSGGPTELVGVALLVASITNVPSMLLASRVIRRIGLERTLLLGAVAYMLRWGVQLAFPDPAVMIAVQVLHGLSFGFFYIAAVEYVSHVTEKDMQATGQSVFNMVFAGLAGIVGNLLNGYLLHAGGATVNESRLSDQRDLRCVNDGLCITQP